The following are from one region of the Gambusia affinis linkage group LG02, SWU_Gaff_1.0, whole genome shotgun sequence genome:
- the got2b gene encoding glutamic-oxaloacetic transaminase 2b, mitochondrial — MALLKSNKVIHCLGNISPALGALSSRNSSWWAGVQMGPPDPILGVTEAFKRDTNPKKMNLGVGAYRDDQGKPFVLSCVRKAEALMASKQLDKEYLPIGGLGEFTKACAQLALGADNEVMKSGRSITVQTISGTGSLRIGGNYLARFHTGPHDVYLPKPSWGNHTPIFRDAGMQLKAYRYYDPSTCGFDFKGALDDISKIPEKSVIVLHACAHNPTGVDPRPEQWKEIADIVKKRNLLVFFDMAYQGFASGDIDRDAWAVRHFIETGHNIVLSQSFAKNMGLYGERVGGFTVVCKDAEEAKRVESQLKILIRPIYSNPPINGARIAATILNTPDLRSLWLEEVHGMANRIIKMREQLVAGLKQQGSSHNWQHVTDQIGMFCFTGLKPEQVERLTKEFSVYMTKDGRISMAGVTSANVGYLAEGIHAVTK; from the exons ATGGCTCTGCTCAAGTCCAACAAGGTGATCCACTGCCTGGGCAACATCTCCCCGGCCCTGGGAGCTCTGTCCAGCCGCAACAG cTCATGGTGGGCTGGGGTGCAGATGGGTCCCCCTGATCCCATCCTGGGGGTGACGGAGGCCTTCAAGAGGGACACCAACCCAAAGAAGATGAACCTCGGCGTGGGAGCCTACAGAGATGACCAGGGGAAACCTTTTGTGCTCAGCTGTGTTCGTAAG GCAGAGGCTTTGATGGCATCCAAACAGCTGGATAAGGAGTACCTGCCCATCGGTGGTCTTGGTGAATTTACCAAGGCCTGCGCCCAGCTGGCGCTCGGTGCCGACAATGAGGTGATGAAGAGCGGCAGA AGCATCACTGTCCAGACCATCTCAGGAACTGGATCCTTGCGCATCGGGGGAAATTACCTG GCTCGGTTCCATACAGGTCCACATGATGTGTACCTGCCCAAACCCTCCTGGGGAAACCACACACCCATCTTCAGAGACGCCGGCATGCAGCTCAAAGCATACAGATACTACGACCCGTCCACCTGCGGCTTCGACTTCAAAGGAGCCCTGGACGACATCTCT AAAATCCCAGAGAAGAGCGTCATTGTGCTGCACGCCTGCGCCCACAATCCGACCGGCGTGGATCCCAGGCCTGAGCAGTGGAAGGAGATTGCCGACATCGTGAAG AAAAGGAACCTTCTGGTGTTCTTCGACATGGCCTACCAGGGCTTCGCCAGCGGCGACATTGATCGTGATGCCTGGGCTGTTCGGCACTTCATCGAGACGGGCCACAACATCGTGCTGTCTCAGTCCTTCGCCAAGAACATGGGACTCTACG GTGAACGTGTGGGAGGCTTCACTGTTGTGTGCAAAGACGCAGAAGAGGCCAAGAGAGTCGAGTCCCAACTCAAGATCCTGATCAGGCCGATTTACTCCAACCCACCGATAAACGGCGCCAGAATCGCTGCAACCATCCTCAACACACCAGACCTGCGCTCGCTctg GCTGGAGGAAGTCCATGGCATGGCCAACCGCATCATTAAGATGAGGGAACAGCTGGTGGCGGGTCTGAAACAGCAGGGCTCCTCCCACAACTGGCAGCACGTCACCGATCAGATCGGCATGTTCTGCTTCACTGGCCTCAAACCCGAACAG gTTGAGCGCCTGACGAAGGAGTTCTCGGTGTACATGACCAAAGACGGCAGGATTTCCATGGCGGGCGTGACTTCCGCAAATGTGGGCTACCTGGCAGAGGGGATCCATGCGGTCACCAAGTAG
- the slc38a7 gene encoding putative sodium-coupled neutral amino acid transporter 7, producing MAVNTDAEDWGDVSGSSDSGERVWLLQSPSVDSARQPEAEEGSRGVSALGAVFIVVNAALGAGLLNFPAAFSMAGGVTAGVMLQMFMLIFIISGLVILGYCSQVSNEGTYQEVVRATCGKVTGILCELAIAIYTFGTCIAFFIVIGDQLDRLVAAVAHETEGSPEGHWYTDRKFTIIVTAVLVILPLSIPKEISFQKYASALSVMGTWYVTVVVIVKYIFPDKDMNPDHAPATSASWTAVFNAMPTICFGFQCHVSCVPVFNSMKTKAIKPWGFVVTCSMIICLFVYTGTGVCGFLTFGSSVNQDVLMSYPPDDIAVAIARAFIVICVVTSYPILHFCGRAVIEGLWLRFRGEQVEVCVRRERRRRILQTLVWFVVTLVLALFIPDIGRVISLIGGLAACFIFVFPGLCLMQAKLSETDIRTTSWHLLVSLGVAMVTLGAFIFGLTTSNSIYQDVVN from the exons ATGGCGGTCAACACTGACGCTGAAGACTGGGGCGACGTCAGCGGCAGCAGCGACTCCGGAGAACGAGTGTGGCTCCTGCAGAGCCCCAGCGTGGATTCTGCCCGGCAACCCGAGGCAGAAGAGGGGAGCCGGGGCGTGTCGGCTCTGGGTGCCGTCTTCATCGTGGTGAATGCCGCGCTGGGTGCCGGACTGCTCAACTTCCCTGCAGCCTTCAGCATGGCTGGAGGAGTGACAGCAGGAGTGATGCTGCAGATG tTCAtgctcatcttcatcatcagtgGGCTGGTGATCCTTGGCTACTGCTCTCAG GTCAGCAATGAAGGCACCTATCAGGAAGTTGTTCGAGCCACTTGTGGGAAAGTCACAGGAATCCTCTGTGAGCTGGCCATCGCCATCTACACGTTTGGGACATGCATCGCTTTCTTCATCGTCATCGGCGACCAGCTGGATCGAT tggTCGCTGCGGTTGCTCATGAAACGGAGGGGTCACCTGAGGGTCACTGGTacacagacaggaagtttaCCATCATCGTCACTGCAGTCCTGGTAATTCTGCCTCTGTCAATCCCCAAAGAGATCAGCTTCCAGAAATACGCCAG tgCTCTGAGTGTGATGGGAACCTGGTACGTAACCGTTGTGGTCATTGTGAAGTACATCTTTCCGGACAAAGACATGAACCCAGACCACGCTCCAGCCAC TTCTGCTTCCTGGACTGCTGTTTTCAATGCAATGCCCACCATATGCTTTGGTTTCCAG TGCCATGTCAGCTGTGTGCCGGTGTTTAACAGCATGAAGACGAAGGCGATCAAACCGTGGGGGTTTGTAGTCACTTGCAGCATGATAATCTGCCTTTTTGTCTACACGGGGACAG GCGTCTGCGGCTTCCTGACCTTTGGCTCCAGTGTGAATCAGGACGTGTTGATGTCTTACCCTCCTGATGACATCGCAGTGGCCATCGCCAGAGCTTTCATTGTCATCTGTGTGGTgacttcctaccccattttacACTTCTGTGGCAG GGCGGTGATAGAGGGCCTGTGGCTGCGTTTCCGAGGCGAGCAGGTGGAGGTGTGTGTTCGCCGGGAGCGGAGGAGGAGGATCCTGCAGACACTGGTGTGGTTCGTCGTCACCCTCGTCCTCGCTCTCTTCATCCCAGACATCGGCCGCGTCATCTCGCTGATCGGAGGACTGGCGGCCTGCTTCATCTTCGTGTTCCCAG GTTTGTGTTTGATGCAGGCCAAACTTTCAGAGACGGACATTCGAACCACAAG CTGGCATTTATTGGTGAGCCTTggcgttgccatggtaacactCGGAGCCTTCATCTTTGGCCTCACCACGTCCAACTCCATCTACCAGGATGTTGTGAACTAA